A part of Clostridium novyi genomic DNA contains:
- a CDS encoding sugar ABC transporter ATP-binding protein: protein MNKRHPMLKMKGISKSFAGVKALQNIDIEVYGGEVLALLGENGAGKSTLMKILSGVYKKDSGKIFIEGEEVSPHNIKEAEKLGVSIIHQELSVLPNLTVAENIFLGNEKYSKFTRKINKTLIRERSKMFLEQIGCKVNPDSLVRDVNVGDRQMIEIAKALTKNSRIIIMDEPTTALTDVETKKLFEVIDKLKKKGIAIIYISHRMEELFAICDRVTVLRDGQYVGDVRTSEINQDGLIAMMVGRKLEDQFPYKKVKVGKTLLKVENLKYKNKVNGVSFEIKSGEILGVAGLMGSGRTELAKTIFGEYKKEAGNVFLEDVKVNITSPGDGIKNGICYVSEDRKGEGLILGMSVGENMSLANLASYENKLKKIDKKMEKEQIMKYIKKLSVKTPSAEQFIYKLSGGNQQKAILAKWIMLSPKILIIDEPTKGIDVGAKKEIYEVLNELKSSGKAIIMISSDMPEVLGISDRIIVMHEGKISGELSHEEASQEAIMAYAVGRNK, encoded by the coding sequence ATGAATAAAAGACATCCTATGCTAAAAATGAAAGGTATATCAAAATCATTTGCAGGAGTAAAAGCATTACAAAATATAGATATTGAAGTTTATGGAGGAGAGGTTTTAGCTCTCCTTGGTGAAAATGGAGCAGGAAAATCTACTTTGATGAAGATACTTAGTGGAGTTTACAAAAAAGATAGTGGAAAAATTTTTATAGAAGGTGAGGAAGTTAGTCCTCACAACATTAAAGAAGCAGAAAAATTAGGTGTGTCAATTATACATCAAGAACTTAGTGTACTTCCTAATTTAACTGTAGCTGAAAATATATTTTTGGGAAATGAGAAGTACAGTAAATTTACTAGAAAGATAAATAAAACTTTAATTAGAGAAAGAAGCAAAATGTTTTTAGAACAGATAGGATGTAAGGTGAATCCAGATTCTTTAGTAAGAGATGTAAATGTTGGTGATAGACAAATGATAGAAATTGCAAAAGCTTTAACTAAAAATTCAAGAATTATAATTATGGATGAACCTACAACAGCACTTACAGATGTAGAGACTAAAAAGCTTTTTGAAGTTATAGACAAACTAAAGAAAAAAGGAATAGCTATTATATATATTTCTCATAGAATGGAAGAACTTTTTGCAATTTGCGATAGAGTTACTGTTTTAAGAGATGGTCAGTATGTAGGAGATGTAAGAACTTCTGAAATTAATCAAGATGGATTAATAGCTATGATGGTAGGAAGAAAATTAGAAGATCAATTTCCTTACAAAAAAGTTAAAGTTGGAAAAACTTTATTAAAGGTTGAAAATCTAAAGTATAAAAATAAAGTAAACGGTGTTAGTTTTGAAATAAAGAGTGGAGAAATATTAGGAGTTGCTGGACTTATGGGTTCAGGAAGAACAGAACTTGCAAAAACTATATTTGGTGAGTATAAAAAAGAAGCAGGAAATGTATTTCTAGAAGATGTAAAGGTTAACATAACTTCACCAGGGGATGGTATAAAAAATGGAATTTGTTATGTTTCTGAGGATAGAAAAGGAGAAGGATTAATTTTAGGAATGTCTGTAGGAGAAAATATGAGTCTTGCTAATTTAGCTTCATATGAAAATAAGCTTAAGAAAATAGACAAAAAGATGGAGAAAGAGCAAATAATGAAATATATTAAAAAACTTTCTGTTAAAACTCCAAGTGCAGAACAATTTATATATAAATTAAGTGGAGGAAATCAACAAAAAGCTATACTTGCAAAGTGGATAATGTTATCTCCTAAAATTTTAATAATAGATGAACCTACTAAAGGGATAGATGTTGGAGCAAAAAAAGAGATATATGAAGTTTTAAATGAACTTAAAAGTTCTGGAAAGGCTATAATAATGATTTCATCAGATATGCCTGAAGTTTTAGGTATAAGTGATAGGATAATTGTTATGCATGAAGGAAAAATAAGTGGTGAGTTATCTCATGAAGAAGCAAGTCAAGAGGCCATAATGGCTTATGCAGTTGGAAGAAATAAATAA
- the rbsC gene encoding ribose ABC transporter permease — translation MENNFKSIIMKYKALLGFLVLCVVMAILSPRFLSVANIKNVLTQVSVNAIIAIGMTFVILTGGIDLSVGSTLAISGAVAATLIKGNCNIFVAIIAALIVGAIVGLFNGIFIAKGRIQAFIATLATMTVFRGVTQVYTNGTPVSKLGESFGSIGNKELLGVPFPVVITIVVFFIAFYVLNQTRVGRYIYALGGNEDSARLSGINTTKMKMLVYIISGVTAAISGVVVTSRIGSASAIAGTGYELDAIAAVVLGGTSLVGGEGSIVGTIIGALIIGVLNNGLNLLNVSPYYQLIVKGLVILLAVMLDRKINKK, via the coding sequence ATGGAAAATAATTTTAAAAGTATTATTATGAAATATAAAGCATTATTAGGGTTTTTGGTTTTATGTGTAGTAATGGCCATTTTATCTCCCAGATTTTTATCTGTAGCTAATATAAAAAATGTACTTACACAAGTATCTGTCAATGCTATTATCGCAATTGGAATGACATTTGTAATATTAACAGGGGGTATAGATTTATCAGTTGGTTCAACACTTGCAATAAGTGGTGCTGTGGCAGCAACTTTGATAAAAGGAAATTGCAATATATTTGTAGCAATTATAGCTGCATTAATAGTAGGAGCAATAGTTGGATTGTTTAATGGAATATTTATTGCTAAAGGTAGAATTCAAGCTTTTATAGCAACACTTGCAACAATGACTGTATTTAGAGGAGTTACTCAAGTTTATACAAATGGTACACCAGTATCAAAGCTTGGAGAAAGCTTTGGAAGTATAGGCAATAAAGAGTTATTAGGTGTTCCATTTCCTGTAGTTATTACTATAGTGGTATTTTTCATAGCATTTTATGTATTAAATCAAACAAGAGTAGGAAGATATATATATGCCCTAGGTGGTAATGAGGATTCAGCTAGATTATCAGGAATAAATACAACTAAAATGAAAATGTTAGTATATATAATATCTGGAGTAACAGCTGCTATTAGTGGGGTAGTAGTTACAAGTAGAATTGGTTCTGCATCTGCTATAGCTGGTACAGGATATGAATTAGATGCAATTGCTGCTGTAGTATTAGGAGGTACAAGCCTTGTAGGTGGAGAAGGAAGTATTGTAGGCACTATAATAGGTGCACTAATTATAGGAGTGTTAAATAACGGATTAAATTTATTGAATGTATCACCTTATTATCAATTAATTGTAAAAGGTCTTGTAATATTATTAGCAGTTATGTTAGATAGAAAAATTAATAAAAAGTAA
- the rbsB gene encoding ribose ABC transporter substrate-binding protein RbsB: MKKITKKIIAICASILLVLGFVGCSNKHTQAREKKIGMVVSTLNNPFFVSLKEGAEKRSRELGYELLVLDSQNDPAKERSNIEDLIQGGISVLIVNPTDSDAVINSVQVANKANIPVITVDRQANGGEVVSHIASDNIKGGELASSFIIDELKNKKDIKVVELQGIPGASATRERGKGFHNIIDKKSNLKLISSQAANFDRAQGLSVMENIIQAQSDFDAVFAHNDEMALGAAKALKTANKKIIVVGFDGDEDAKTAIEKSEISATVAQQPVLMGSISIETAVKIFNGQNISKNIPVKLRLITKNSK, translated from the coding sequence ATGAAAAAGATAACTAAGAAAATTATAGCCATTTGTGCCTCTATATTACTAGTTTTAGGATTTGTAGGTTGTAGTAATAAACATACACAAGCACGTGAAAAGAAGATAGGTATGGTGGTATCTACTTTAAATAATCCATTCTTTGTTTCATTAAAGGAAGGAGCCGAGAAAAGATCTAGGGAACTTGGGTATGAACTTTTGGTATTAGATTCACAAAATGATCCTGCAAAAGAAAGATCTAATATAGAGGATTTAATTCAAGGAGGAATATCGGTATTGATAGTTAATCCTACTGATAGTGATGCGGTTATAAATTCTGTGCAAGTAGCTAATAAAGCTAATATACCTGTTATAACTGTAGATAGACAAGCTAATGGTGGAGAGGTTGTATCTCATATAGCATCAGATAATATTAAAGGTGGAGAGCTTGCATCAAGTTTTATAATTGATGAACTAAAAAATAAAAAAGATATAAAAGTAGTTGAATTACAAGGAATTCCAGGGGCATCGGCTACAAGAGAAAGAGGTAAAGGATTTCATAATATAATTGATAAAAAATCAAATTTAAAACTTATATCTAGTCAAGCTGCAAATTTTGATAGAGCTCAAGGTCTTTCAGTAATGGAAAATATAATTCAAGCACAATCAGATTTTGATGCTGTATTTGCGCATAATGATGAAATGGCGTTAGGAGCAGCTAAAGCATTAAAAACTGCAAATAAGAAAATAATAGTTGTTGGATTTGATGGAGATGAGGATGCGAAAACAGCCATTGAAAAAAGTGAAATATCTGCAACTGTAGCACAACAACCAGTGCTAATGGGAAGTATATCTATTGAAACTGCAGTAAAGATTTTTAATGGACAAAATATATCAAAAAATATTCCTGTTAAACTTAGACTTATTACTAAGAATAGTAAATAA
- a CDS encoding LacI family DNA-binding transcriptional regulator: protein MKKITMKDIAIKAGVSKATVSMVLNKKDSKISRATKEKIIKLAEDLNYIPNGIARSLTTKKSETIGIVLPDITNPFFSEMARAIEDTANKLDYNVIFCNTDSNFKKEENYIKLLISKLVDGVIFITGRGNKESLDILKQNNISFVLVDRYIENNENYPGVYCLNKEGIIQGVEYLIKKGRKSIAFVTGNKDLSVSKQRIDGYTETMSKYNINFQGLIFESDFTLDGGIQITEEILKCNKNIDAIFYSNDVMALGGLKVLKRKKFKVPEDISVIGFDNIKISNFIEPELTTIAQPIYDMGKKACELLIDIISNNEINKQVIFKTNLVNGGTA from the coding sequence ATGAAGAAAATAACTATGAAAGATATTGCCATAAAAGCAGGAGTGTCAAAAGCTACTGTATCTATGGTATTAAATAAAAAGGATTCAAAAATAAGCAGAGCCACTAAAGAAAAAATAATAAAGTTAGCTGAAGATTTAAATTATATACCTAATGGTATTGCAAGAAGCTTAACAACTAAAAAATCTGAAACTATAGGTATTGTTTTGCCAGATATTACAAATCCATTTTTTTCTGAAATGGCAAGAGCTATAGAAGATACTGCAAATAAGTTGGATTATAATGTTATATTTTGTAATACTGATAGCAATTTTAAAAAAGAAGAAAATTATATAAAGTTACTTATAAGTAAATTAGTAGATGGAGTTATTTTTATAACTGGAAGGGGAAATAAAGAAAGTTTAGATATTTTAAAACAAAACAATATATCCTTTGTATTAGTAGATAGATATATAGAAAATAATGAAAATTATCCAGGAGTGTATTGTTTAAATAAGGAAGGTATAATACAGGGAGTTGAATATCTTATAAAAAAGGGTAGAAAAAGCATAGCTTTTGTAACTGGAAATAAAGATTTAAGTGTTTCAAAACAAAGAATAGATGGTTATACAGAAACTATGAGTAAGTATAATATTAATTTTCAAGGTTTAATATTTGAAAGTGATTTTACTTTAGATGGTGGTATACAAATTACTGAAGAAATTTTAAAATGTAATAAAAATATAGATGCAATATTTTATAGTAATGATGTTATGGCATTAGGGGGATTAAAGGTATTAAAAAGAAAGAAGTTTAAGGTCCCGGAAGATATTAGTGTAATTGGATTTGATAATATAAAAATTTCTAATTTTATAGAACCGGAACTTACAACTATAGCACAGCCCATATATGATATGGGGAAAAAAGCTTGTGAGCTTTTAATTGATATTATAAGTAATAATGAGATAAATAAACAAGTGATTTTTAAAACAAATTTAGTTAATGGTGGAACGGCATAA
- a CDS encoding cation diffusion facilitator family transporter — MSNEERYKIGNKISKVTILFNFILSIVKTLIGFIGNSSAMISDGIHSVSDVLSTICVVIGLKLAKKPEDKRHPYGHEKFEPIVSKILALILGITSCIIGYKAIKNIMTESYTTPRVITVYIAIVSIFTKEWMYWYTVKGARKIESSALMADAWHHRSDALSSVGSLIGILGARFGYLILDPIASLIICVVIMKVSLSIYIDATNQLMDCSADNDTVNKILKSILDVNGVIKIDDLKTRVHASRLYVDVEISVDKDLSFSKAHDIAETVHKEVEEGMKKVKHCMVHVNPY; from the coding sequence TTGAGTAATGAAGAGCGTTACAAAATAGGAAATAAAATTTCAAAGGTTACCATTCTATTTAATTTCATATTATCAATAGTAAAAACCCTTATAGGTTTTATTGGAAATAGTAGTGCTATGATTTCTGATGGTATACATTCTGTATCCGATGTATTAAGTACAATATGTGTTGTAATTGGATTAAAACTAGCAAAAAAACCAGAGGACAAAAGACATCCTTATGGGCATGAAAAATTTGAGCCTATAGTATCGAAAATATTAGCATTAATACTTGGAATAACTTCATGTATTATTGGATATAAAGCAATAAAAAATATAATGACAGAAAGTTACACAACACCAAGAGTTATAACGGTTTATATAGCTATTGTATCTATATTTACTAAGGAATGGATGTACTGGTATACAGTTAAAGGAGCAAGAAAAATTGAAAGTTCAGCTTTGATGGCAGATGCTTGGCATCATCGTTCAGATGCTTTATCATCTGTAGGAAGCTTAATAGGTATATTAGGTGCAAGATTTGGTTATTTAATTTTAGATCCTATTGCGTCTTTGATTATATGTGTGGTTATAATGAAGGTATCATTAAGTATATATATAGATGCTACCAATCAATTAATGGATTGTTCGGCTGACAATGATACTGTAAATAAAATATTAAAAAGTATACTAGATGTTAATGGTGTAATAAAAATTGATGATTTAAAAACTAGAGTTCATGCAAGTAGACTATATGTTGATGTTGAAATTTCTGTTGATAAGGATTTATCTTTTAGTAAAGCCCATGATATTGCAGAAACAGTGCATAAAGAAGTGGAGGAAGGAATGAAAAAAGTTAAACATTGTATGGTACATGTTAATCCATATTAA
- a CDS encoding transglutaminase domain-containing protein: MNKKRRVIICLLILLIIGFVIGLSFKKYKQTNKNDFNIIKWDNFYEEKNINLYYGTTEKQVLEQLNYKYKVNDIIANSKDELERAIKIMNWVRNNMKYNKNKKNKVQDKGAADILESKQKSKQYSNLEICTVFNELCNAANIISRIGKLTISDSTKIKDNPSFFVCEIWNTKYNKWIMIDVINGLYVSEKNIPLSTADIIQKGIYNLQIISDKSADKYKKEMSEYFYAYTIKIDNTIYNAKQSNCYVTFINNKEDRINMKNPLEYPSIYTKNKYLFEVSPGEEKKQYNSDEVPTMIFSKVMKNKESKNSKSDKDVKKELCIGVFKNSSMEEKYYISINGSPFEEKNKYFKFEIKKGLNTIKLSKDGKTSIREVAFEYKE, from the coding sequence ATGAATAAAAAGAGAAGGGTAATTATATGTTTATTAATATTGCTTATAATTGGTTTTGTAATAGGTTTAAGCTTTAAAAAATATAAACAAACCAATAAAAATGATTTTAACATAATTAAGTGGGACAATTTTTATGAAGAAAAAAATATAAACTTATATTATGGAACAACAGAAAAACAAGTTTTAGAGCAATTAAATTATAAATATAAGGTAAATGATATTATAGCAAATTCTAAAGATGAATTAGAGAGAGCTATAAAAATAATGAATTGGGTAAGAAATAATATGAAATATAACAAGAATAAAAAGAATAAAGTACAAGATAAAGGTGCCGCAGATATATTAGAATCAAAACAAAAATCAAAACAATATTCTAATTTAGAGATTTGTACTGTATTCAATGAACTTTGTAATGCAGCCAATATTATATCTAGAATAGGGAAGCTTACAATTTCCGATAGTACAAAAATAAAAGATAATCCTAGTTTTTTCGTATGTGAAATATGGAATACAAAGTATAATAAATGGATTATGATAGATGTAATAAATGGATTATACGTATCAGAAAAAAATATTCCTTTAAGTACTGCAGATATAATACAAAAAGGTATATATAATTTACAAATAATATCTGATAAAAGTGCTGATAAATATAAAAAGGAGATGAGTGAGTACTTCTATGCTTATACTATAAAAATAGATAACACCATATATAATGCAAAACAGAGTAATTGTTATGTAACTTTTATAAATAATAAAGAAGATAGAATAAATATGAAAAATCCTTTAGAATATCCTTCTATTTATACAAAGAATAAATATTTATTTGAAGTATCACCAGGAGAAGAAAAAAAACAATATAATAGTGATGAAGTTCCTACTATGATATTTTCTAAAGTTATGAAGAATAAAGAAAGTAAGAATAGCAAATCTGATAAGGATGTAAAAAAGGAATTATGTATTGGAGTTTTTAAAAATAGTTCTATGGAAGAAAAGTATTACATAAGTATTAATGGTTCTCCCTTTGAAGAAAAAAATAAGTATTTTAAATTTGAAATAAAAAAAGGATTGAATACTATTAAGCTATCTAAAGATGGAAAAACGTCAATTAGAGAAGTTGCTTTCGAGTATAAAGAATAA
- a CDS encoding undecaprenyl-diphosphate phosphatase: protein MESLLFIIKVIIIGIVEGITEFLPVSSTGHMIIIEDLIKFKEGVEPISLYTKQYKDAFTMIIQLGAILAIVVLYWDKIKKSFQNFSPSHPKSGFKFWLNIAVAAVPAGVIGLKYHSKINEKLFNPESVTAALIVGAVWMIFAEKRYRGKFKTRDIDSVTIKQAFIIGCFQCLALWPGMSRSASTIIGAWIVGVSTVAAAEFSFFLALPVMFGVTLKSLKDINVFDLSSMHIIGLTVGFIVSFVVALIVVDKFINFLKKKPMRVFAIYRILLGIVLIVLFLFNVIQL, encoded by the coding sequence TTGGAAAGTTTGCTATTTATAATTAAAGTTATAATTATAGGTATAGTTGAAGGAATTACAGAATTTTTACCAGTTTCTTCAACTGGACATATGATTATTATAGAAGATCTTATTAAATTTAAAGAAGGAGTAGAGCCGATTTCTTTATATACAAAACAATACAAAGATGCATTTACAATGATAATTCAATTAGGAGCTATTTTGGCTATTGTAGTTTTATATTGGGATAAAATTAAAAAAAGCTTTCAAAATTTTTCGCCATCCCATCCCAAATCAGGATTTAAGTTCTGGTTGAATATAGCTGTAGCAGCAGTACCTGCTGGAGTAATTGGACTTAAATATCATAGTAAGATTAATGAAAAACTATTTAATCCAGAAAGTGTTACAGCAGCATTAATAGTAGGTGCAGTATGGATGATTTTTGCGGAAAAAAGATACAGAGGTAAATTTAAAACTAGAGATATTGACAGTGTTACTATTAAACAAGCCTTTATAATAGGGTGTTTTCAATGTCTAGCTTTATGGCCTGGAATGTCTAGATCAGCATCAACTATAATTGGAGCATGGATAGTTGGAGTTTCAACAGTAGCAGCAGCAGAGTTTTCATTCTTTTTAGCGTTACCAGTTATGTTTGGGGTTACTTTAAAGTCTTTAAAGGATATAAATGTATTTGATTTAAGTTCTATGCATATAATTGGACTTACTGTTGGATTTATAGTTTCTTTTGTTGTAGCATTAATAGTTGTAGATAAGTTTATTAATTTTTTAAAAAAGAAACCTATGAGGGTTTTTGCTATATATAGAATACTTCTAGGAATAGTATTAATAGTTTTATTTTTATTTAATGTAATTCAGCTATAG
- a CDS encoding sigma 54-interacting transcriptional regulator, translating into MKKYIRFEIVTEDRIGITFEILKKIYDLNINLASIEVFPKKVCIKIEDIYCHNKDLIKQRLYEVNGIIMVNEINLLEHEKNERKLLAIIDSIDDGIMYVNKNLNIEIFNSYCENIFHCNKKDVIGKDIRSILKHAPMIELINSGKEYSNIEIKMTSKKGVTHYLTTGIPVKDDSDNSIGVVASIRDIKKAIEFANVVSSIDKGVFSDIIGNSEAIKRVKNIIKSVSKSNSTVILRGESGTGKEIFASAIQKLSNRKDKNFVIINCAALPDNLIESELFGYEKGSFTGANIDGKEGLFKEANGGTLFLDEIGELSMVLQAKLLRVLQDGVVRKIGGSTEEKVDVRIIAATNRNLEEMVRKGQFREDLYYRLNVIPIFIPSLRERMEDIPDLVTFFINKLNIKLSKKILGVEYEFIEELTKHNWPGNIRELQNVIERAMNLCNDTLLEKKHLMINTYISPKSLDKKDNENHLKLKDIVEICEKEAIIKALKENKTFRKTAKVLGVSHTTIINKIKKYNIEY; encoded by the coding sequence ATGAAAAAGTATATTAGATTTGAGATAGTAACAGAAGATAGAATAGGAATAACTTTTGAGATACTAAAAAAAATCTATGATCTAAATATAAATCTTGCGTCTATAGAAGTATTCCCTAAGAAGGTATGTATTAAAATTGAAGATATTTATTGTCATAATAAAGATTTAATAAAGCAAAGATTATACGAGGTAAATGGAATAATAATGGTAAATGAAATTAATCTTCTTGAACATGAGAAAAATGAAAGAAAACTCTTAGCTATTATAGATTCTATAGATGATGGAATAATGTATGTAAATAAGAATTTGAATATAGAAATATTTAATAGTTATTGCGAAAATATTTTTCATTGTAATAAAAAAGATGTTATAGGTAAAGATATAAGATCTATTTTAAAACATGCACCTATGATAGAGCTTATAAATAGTGGAAAAGAGTATAGTAATATTGAAATAAAGATGACTAGTAAAAAGGGAGTCACACATTATCTAACAACAGGAATTCCTGTAAAGGATGATAGTGATAATAGCATTGGGGTTGTAGCATCTATAAGAGATATAAAAAAAGCTATAGAATTTGCAAATGTAGTATCAAGTATAGATAAAGGAGTTTTTAGTGACATTATTGGAAATAGTGAGGCTATAAAGAGAGTAAAAAATATTATTAAGTCCGTTTCAAAAAGTAATTCTACAGTTATATTAAGAGGAGAAAGTGGCACGGGTAAAGAAATTTTTGCAAGTGCAATTCAAAAGCTTAGTAATAGAAAAGATAAAAATTTTGTAATTATAAATTGCGCTGCATTACCAGATAATTTAATAGAAAGTGAATTATTTGGTTATGAAAAAGGTAGCTTTACTGGAGCTAATATTGATGGAAAAGAAGGGTTATTTAAAGAAGCTAACGGGGGAACTTTATTTTTAGATGAAATAGGAGAACTTTCAATGGTATTGCAGGCTAAACTTTTAAGGGTACTACAAGATGGTGTTGTTAGAAAAATAGGAGGTTCTACAGAGGAAAAGGTTGATGTTAGAATTATAGCTGCTACAAATAGAAATTTAGAAGAAATGGTGAGGAAAGGACAATTTAGAGAAGATTTATATTATAGACTTAATGTTATACCTATTTTTATACCAAGTTTAAGAGAAAGAATGGAAGATATACCGGATTTAGTTACATTTTTTATAAATAAATTAAATATTAAATTATCAAAGAAAATATTAGGTGTAGAATATGAATTTATTGAAGAACTTACTAAACATAATTGGCCAGGAAATATAAGAGAATTACAAAATGTTATTGAAAGAGCTATGAATTTATGTAATGATACACTTCTTGAAAAAAAACATTTAATGATAAATACATATATTTCACCTAAAAGTTTAGATAAAAAAGACAATGAAAATCATTTAAAATTAAAGGATATTGTGGAGATATGTGAAAAAGAAGCTATAATAAAAGCACTAAAAGAAAATAAAACATTTAGAAAAACTGCTAAGGTTTTAGGGGTATCACATACAACTATAATAAATAAAATAAAGAAATATAATATAGAATATTAA
- the megL gene encoding methionine gamma-lyase: MSNEHNLKNMGFGTKTVHGGHIKDTQFGSLATPIFQTSTFIFDSAEQGGNRFAGKEEGYIYSRISNPTVAEIERKIALLEGGEDAIGTASGMGAISSALWTALKAGDHVVASDTLYGCTFALLNHGLTKMGVEVTFVDITNLQEVKNAIKENTRVVYLETPANPTLKITDIEGICKIAHEIKDCLVFVDNTFNTPYIQRPLELGADVVVHSATKYLNGHGDVVAGFIIGKADFIGQVRGQGLKDMTGAVMSPLSAFLIIRGMKTLEIRMERHCANAMKVAQFLESHPAVEKVYYPGLESFEYHDLARKQMDLPGAMISFEIKGGVDEGRTIMNNVKLASLAVSLGDTETLIQHPASMTHSPYTPEERAAAGISDSLVRLSVGLETVDDIIADLKQALDLIVK, from the coding sequence ATGAGTAATGAACACAACTTAAAGAATATGGGATTTGGAACCAAAACTGTACATGGAGGACATATTAAAGATACTCAATTTGGATCACTTGCAACACCAATATTCCAAACATCAACGTTTATATTTGATTCAGCAGAACAAGGTGGAAATAGATTTGCTGGAAAAGAAGAAGGATACATTTATTCAAGAATATCAAACCCAACGGTTGCGGAAATAGAAAGAAAGATTGCTTTATTAGAAGGTGGAGAAGATGCAATAGGAACAGCATCAGGAATGGGAGCTATATCTTCAGCATTATGGACAGCATTAAAAGCAGGGGATCATGTAGTTGCCTCTGATACATTATATGGTTGTACATTTGCATTATTAAATCATGGATTAACTAAAATGGGAGTGGAGGTTACTTTTGTAGATATAACCAATTTACAAGAAGTTAAAAATGCAATAAAGGAAAATACGAGAGTGGTTTATCTTGAAACACCAGCAAATCCAACATTAAAAATTACTGATATAGAAGGAATATGTAAAATAGCTCATGAAATTAAGGATTGTTTGGTATTTGTAGATAATACATTTAATACTCCATATATTCAAAGACCATTAGAACTTGGTGCAGATGTAGTAGTACATTCAGCAACTAAGTATTTAAATGGACACGGAGATGTTGTTGCAGGATTCATAATAGGAAAAGCAGATTTTATAGGCCAAGTTAGAGGACAAGGATTAAAAGATATGACAGGTGCAGTAATGAGTCCACTAAGTGCATTTTTAATTATAAGGGGAATGAAAACATTAGAAATAAGAATGGAAAGACATTGTGCTAATGCAATGAAAGTAGCTCAATTCCTAGAATCTCATCCAGCAGTAGAAAAAGTATATTATCCAGGACTTGAAAGTTTTGAGTACCATGATTTAGCTAGAAAACAAATGGATTTGCCAGGAGCTATGATTTCATTTGAAATTAAAGGTGGTGTAGATGAAGGAAGAACTATAATGAATAATGTTAAGCTTGCAAGTCTTGCGGTAAGTCTTGGAGATACAGAAACTTTAATTCAACATCCAGCATCAATGACTCATTCACCATATACACCAGAAGAAAGAGCTGCAGCAGGAATAAGTGATAGTTTAGTTAGATTATCAGTTGGTCTTGAAACTGTTGATGATATAATAGCTGATTTAAAACAAGCTTTAGATTTAATAGTGAAATAA